One window of Methanogenium organophilum genomic DNA carries:
- a CDS encoding class I SAM-dependent methyltransferase, translated as MSGQYKVDELLEGWREGLITSTYYRTLRTDGTSHDDFWRGFGDYDAWSALTGYPGRMGNRICECIPSGASVLDIGAGTGALSLPLARRGCRVTALDPSSYHLDMLRRKATADGCTGIRYIEDVWGPSAAATAGPVDYAIAAYSMIDPDLRGFLQAMIDCTGVGIFLAYRARASDPLDCFVRGDGPRPGSHYITSLLDVMGYGYRVEFFVREFSLPLDTLLRKYHDGERTPDEILTFLDMEGRVVRTQDSVAVRCSVTDALISVATNGRTEM; from the coding sequence ATGTCAGGCCAGTATAAGGTGGATGAGCTCCTGGAAGGGTGGAGAGAAGGTCTCATCACCTCCACCTACTACCGTACTCTCCGGACGGACGGTACGAGTCACGATGATTTCTGGCGTGGGTTCGGGGATTATGATGCATGGAGTGCCCTGACCGGATATCCCGGCCGGATGGGAAACCGAATCTGTGAGTGCATCCCTTCCGGGGCGTCAGTTCTTGATATCGGGGCGGGGACAGGGGCACTCTCGCTTCCGCTCGCCCGACGTGGCTGTAGGGTGACTGCTCTCGATCCGTCCTCCTATCATCTGGACATGCTGCGCCGGAAGGCAACCGCAGACGGGTGTACCGGCATCCGGTACATCGAAGATGTATGGGGTCCGTCCGCTGCCGCCACTGCGGGTCCGGTCGACTACGCGATTGCCGCATACTCGATGATCGATCCCGACCTCAGGGGTTTTCTCCAGGCAATGATCGACTGTACCGGTGTGGGGATATTTCTCGCGTACCGGGCGCGAGCCTCCGACCCCCTTGACTGTTTCGTAAGAGGGGACGGCCCCCGGCCGGGCTCCCATTATATCACCAGCCTGCTGGATGTCATGGGATATGGCTACCGGGTTGAGTTTTTTGTGCGGGAGTTCTCCCTCCCCCTCGATACGCTTCTCAGGAAATATCATGACGGGGAACGAACCCCGGATGAGATCCTGACCTTCCTGGATATGGAAGGAAGGGTCGTCCGGACACAGGACTCCGTAGCGGTGCGCTGCAGCGTCACCGATGCACTGATATCCGTTGCGACGAACGGCCGGACGGAGATGTGA
- a CDS encoding FecCD family ABC transporter permease, with the protein MTVTIEDFARESSRIKSKRIFFFLGMGGILLVLTLVGITLGSGELTIADSYRALWDGLSARLAYLISGAVSTATPDTAEIVVWDIRLHRVLFALVAGFGLAIAGTIMQGILRNPLASPFTLGISSAASCGASVAIILLAGVTIVSANLLVVVMAFLFAIAASFLIYGMARKKGLSSSSLILAGIAIMYLFSAITSLIQYFGSSDQAAAVVYWMFGSLSATTWPKLLIVTAVIAVLVPYIVIRAWDLNALAEGDEIAKSVGVPVERTMTVFMMIASIITAVIIAFTGTIGFIGLVAPHITRMTIGSDHRWLVPASGLVGAAILLGADNLCRTLIYPAVIPVGIMTAFLGVPFFLYLFMKRGDTGW; encoded by the coding sequence ATGACGGTAACCATCGAAGATTTCGCCCGTGAATCGTCCCGCATAAAATCCAAACGCATCTTCTTTTTTTTGGGGATGGGTGGGATTCTCCTCGTGCTCACACTCGTGGGGATCACGCTCGGGTCGGGGGAACTGACGATCGCCGATTCCTATCGTGCCCTCTGGGACGGGCTTTCCGCGAGGCTTGCCTACCTCATCTCGGGGGCGGTGTCCACTGCCACGCCCGATACTGCAGAGATCGTTGTCTGGGATATCCGTCTCCACCGGGTTCTCTTTGCGCTTGTAGCCGGATTCGGGCTTGCGATCGCGGGTACTATCATGCAGGGAATCCTGCGCAATCCTTTGGCGAGTCCATTCACTTTGGGGATATCCTCTGCGGCGTCGTGCGGTGCATCGGTTGCGATCATTCTCCTTGCCGGCGTGACCATCGTGAGCGCGAATCTGCTCGTGGTGGTGATGGCGTTCCTCTTCGCGATCGCCGCATCGTTTCTCATCTATGGCATGGCACGGAAGAAAGGGCTCTCCTCCTCTTCATTAATTCTCGCCGGCATTGCCATCATGTATCTCTTCTCCGCGATCACGTCACTCATCCAGTATTTCGGGTCGTCGGATCAGGCGGCTGCGGTGGTGTACTGGATGTTTGGCTCCCTCTCCGCGACCACCTGGCCGAAACTCCTCATTGTCACGGCAGTCATCGCGGTACTGGTCCCCTACATCGTCATACGCGCCTGGGACCTGAATGCGCTTGCCGAGGGTGATGAGATTGCAAAGAGTGTCGGCGTCCCGGTCGAGCGGACGATGACGGTCTTCATGATGATAGCCTCCATTATTACGGCGGTCATCATTGCATTCACCGGCACCATCGGGTTCATCGGGCTCGTCGCCCCGCATATCACCCGCATGACAATCGGGAGTGATCACCGGTGGCTGGTACCGGCATCCGGTCTTGTGGGGGCGGCGATTCTCCTCGGTGCCGACAATCTCTGCCGTACGCTGATCTATCCTGCGGTGATTCCGGTGGGGATCATGACGGCGTTTCTGGGCGTGCCGTTCTTCCTGTATCTCTTCATGAAACGGGGTGATACCGGATGGTAG
- a CDS encoding ABC transporter ATP-binding protein has translation MVAITVKGLSYTYRKKPVFSGVSFEAKEGEVLGVVGPNGSGKTTIIKCIDGILQPKGEVRVFGEDVASMDRMSIARKIAYVPQSFPEGLSSVVYETIMMGRRPYLNWKTGLEDEEKVYHAMKMLGVEDFAFRKVKELSGGERQRVMIARAIVQETPVILMDEPTSSLDVRHQMEVMEVARGLAENRNIAVVMSLHDLNLAARYCDRIVVLNEGNLCGYGAPREVLTEDVIRQVYGIEARISSDVECPYIIPLHPVAGLQKGE, from the coding sequence ATGGTAGCGATAACGGTTAAGGGTCTCTCGTATACCTACCGGAAGAAGCCGGTCTTCTCCGGGGTCTCCTTTGAAGCGAAAGAAGGTGAGGTGTTGGGGGTGGTCGGACCGAACGGGTCGGGGAAGACGACGATAATCAAGTGCATCGATGGTATCCTGCAGCCGAAGGGTGAGGTCCGGGTATTCGGCGAGGATGTCGCATCCATGGACCGGATGTCCATCGCACGAAAAATTGCCTACGTACCTCAGTCCTTTCCCGAGGGGCTCTCATCGGTCGTCTATGAGACGATCATGATGGGCAGGCGGCCGTATCTGAACTGGAAGACCGGCCTTGAGGATGAAGAGAAGGTCTATCATGCAATGAAGATGCTCGGTGTAGAGGATTTTGCCTTCCGGAAGGTGAAGGAGCTCTCCGGGGGAGAACGGCAGCGGGTGATGATCGCCCGGGCCATTGTCCAGGAAACGCCGGTCATCCTGATGGATGAACCGACCAGCAGTCTGGATGTTCGTCACCAGATGGAGGTGATGGAGGTGGCGCGGGGTCTCGCGGAAAACCGTAACATCGCGGTCGTCATGTCACTGCATGACCTCAACCTCGCCGCCCGGTATTGCGACCGCATAGTGGTTCTCAACGAGGGGAATTTGTGTGGATACGGGGCACCGCGGGAGGTGCTCACAGAAGACGTTATCAGGCAGGTCTATGGCATCGAGGCACGAATCAGCAGCGATGTCGAATGCCCCTATATCATCCCGTTGCATCCGGTTGCTGGTCTGCAAAAGGGTGAATGA
- a CDS encoding PGF-pre-PGF domain-containing protein gives MVLILMLVVMPAAAEDITITRSIPMSSYLGEDFTVTLSIEGLDAGGIIETLPDGLLFVSTEHPAEQTDVSGQHVVFSVVDEEEIVYTVKPSRLGSQTIDGIWADVAALTNGTIAGSTVSVFSRSGGSSSDDDVDIGSATVTATPTENVTSTLSASGDVCERTFTVEGTAVRSLTLTGPSSLDESSFYVRTIDCPDGVPAVEYTAFQYLEMDLTGCSDDDISGAMVRFTVDRSWIEEQSISEASIVLMRYHDGWTTLQTKRVRSGDTDTVLMYEASVPGFSVFAISGRALTVSTSDTTGDGVKASATVSVPADADASVPQTEAAGETGETESAGTALFGGIVLIFIIVCLLGGYWYLKKNETGNEVDK, from the coding sequence ATGGTTCTCATACTGATGCTGGTGGTCATGCCGGCGGCAGCAGAGGACATCACTATCACCCGTTCGATACCCATGTCCTCCTATCTGGGGGAGGACTTCACGGTAACACTTTCGATAGAGGGGCTCGATGCCGGTGGTATCATCGAAACGCTTCCGGACGGGCTTCTGTTTGTCTCGACTGAACATCCTGCTGAACAGACGGATGTTTCCGGACAGCATGTGGTCTTTTCCGTTGTGGATGAAGAAGAAATCGTCTACACGGTGAAACCATCCCGTCTGGGGAGCCAGACGATTGACGGAATCTGGGCCGATGTCGCAGCACTGACGAATGGAACGATTGCCGGCAGCACGGTGTCAGTGTTCAGTCGTAGCGGCGGGAGCTCTTCGGATGACGATGTGGATATTGGCAGTGCCACCGTGACCGCTACACCAACGGAGAATGTGACCTCAACCCTGTCAGCCTCAGGTGATGTATGTGAAAGAACATTTACGGTCGAAGGTACGGCTGTTCGGTCGCTGACCCTGACCGGTCCGTCCTCTCTGGATGAATCTTCATTCTATGTCAGGACCATTGACTGCCCCGACGGCGTCCCGGCAGTTGAATACACTGCCTTCCAATACCTGGAGATGGATCTTACCGGCTGTTCCGACGATGATATCAGTGGGGCAATGGTCCGGTTCACGGTGGATCGCTCATGGATTGAGGAACAATCCATCTCGGAGGCGAGTATCGTTCTCATGCGCTATCACGACGGGTGGACTACTCTCCAGACGAAACGGGTCCGTTCCGGTGACACCGATACGGTACTGATGTACGAGGCGTCCGTGCCGGGTTTCTCGGTATTTGCGATCAGCGGACGTGCACTTACGGTGTCCACATCGGATACTACCGGAGATGGCGTGAAGGCATCGGCCACGGTTTCTGTGCCCGCTGATGCCGATGCTTCCGTTCCGCAGACCGAAGCCGCCGGTGAGACCGGAGAGACGGAATCCGCAGGTACTGCCCTTTTCGGCGGTATTGTTTTGATTTTCATCATAGTCTGTCTGCTGGGTGGGTATTGGTACCTGAAAAAGAATGAAACCGGGAATGAGGTGGATAAATGA
- a CDS encoding ABC transporter ATP-binding protein yields MPLKAEGITVSYRPGILSPPGRRILDDVTLELRQGETYGLMGASGSGKSTLSRVMAGLETPREGRVVYQGSPLKGMDRSAFAAFRRGVQVMFQDPTAALNPKKPTARSLSDVLRLIRVPAREHSAVIKDALDQVGLTPDVLARTPTQLSGGQNQRLVLARILLLEPEYLLLDEPTSALDVSVQAQILRLLRDLREDRGMGYLFISHDRDVVGFMADRVGVLRDGRLCEKE; encoded by the coding sequence ATGCCGCTGAAGGCCGAAGGAATTACTGTCTCCTATCGTCCCGGAATCCTCTCGCCTCCCGGCAGGCGGATCCTCGACGATGTTACCCTCGAACTCAGGCAGGGGGAGACCTACGGGCTGATGGGTGCATCCGGTTCGGGAAAATCGACCCTCTCACGTGTGATGGCAGGTCTGGAGACGCCCCGTGAGGGGCGAGTTGTCTATCAGGGTTCTCCGCTGAAAGGTATGGACCGATCTGCCTTCGCCGCTTTCCGGCGGGGGGTGCAGGTGATGTTCCAGGATCCGACCGCCGCCCTGAACCCGAAAAAACCGACCGCACGATCGCTATCCGATGTGCTCAGATTGATTCGTGTGCCCGCACGGGAGCATAGCGCGGTGATAAAAGATGCCCTCGATCAGGTGGGCCTCACCCCCGATGTCCTTGCACGGACGCCGACGCAGCTCTCCGGTGGACAGAACCAGCGCCTCGTCCTTGCACGGATTCTTCTGCTCGAACCGGAGTACCTCCTCCTGGACGAGCCGACCTCGGCCCTGGATGTATCCGTGCAGGCACAGATCCTGCGGCTACTCCGGGACCTTCGGGAAGACCGCGGGATGGGGTATCTCTTCATCTCCCACGATCGTGATGTGGTCGGATTTATGGCCGACCGGGTGGGCGTCCTGCGAGACGGACGGCTCTGTGAGAAGGAGTAG
- a CDS encoding ABC transporter ATP-binding protein produces the protein MTSLLEIRDLNVTFRGNQTVRAVNGVSLSLGEGEVLALVGESGCGKSVVAHAIARLLPPSAEVEGNIRFQDTDLLSLDEQAMEKIRGAGIGVIFQNPSLALNPLHRIGRQVAEPLRLHRRVGKEESLGTASRVLSRLGFPDPEAVMALYPSQSSGGMNQRFVTAASTVLDPHLLIADEPTKGLDRERVDGVVAELGGRLSGAGSALLLITHDLSVARAMADTIAVMYAGEVVEEGSPETVLSSPLHPYTRGLVGSLPENGFVPVPGLAPSPVALPGGCRFHPRCPDRLECCTGEHPPLFVSGEQSVRCWRCR, from the coding sequence ATGACCTCTCTCCTTGAGATCCGCGATCTGAATGTGACGTTCCGTGGGAACCAGACGGTCCGTGCGGTGAACGGCGTCTCCCTCTCCCTCGGGGAAGGAGAGGTTCTTGCGCTGGTCGGGGAGAGCGGGTGCGGCAAGTCGGTCGTTGCCCATGCCATCGCCCGTCTCCTGCCACCTTCAGCAGAGGTTGAGGGCAACATCCGGTTTCAGGATACGGATCTTCTGTCCCTTGATGAGCAGGCGATGGAGAAGATCCGCGGAGCGGGTATCGGCGTGATATTCCAGAACCCCTCCCTTGCCCTCAACCCTCTTCACCGGATCGGCAGGCAGGTGGCCGAACCCCTGCGCCTTCACCGGCGGGTGGGGAAAGAGGAAAGTCTTGGCACGGCATCCCGCGTTCTTTCCCGCCTGGGATTTCCAGACCCGGAAGCAGTAATGGCGCTCTATCCCTCCCAGAGTTCGGGCGGGATGAACCAGCGGTTCGTAACAGCGGCCTCAACGGTGCTCGATCCTCATCTCCTTATCGCCGATGAACCGACAAAGGGGCTTGACCGGGAGCGGGTGGACGGGGTCGTCGCCGAACTTGGCGGTCGTCTGTCCGGTGCCGGGTCCGCTCTGCTCCTGATAACCCATGATCTTTCAGTGGCGCGTGCCATGGCCGACACCATTGCCGTCATGTACGCAGGAGAGGTGGTGGAGGAGGGGTCGCCTGAAACGGTGCTCTCCTCTCCCCTGCACCCCTATACACGAGGGCTTGTGGGGAGCCTCCCGGAAAACGGGTTTGTCCCTGTACCGGGACTGGCCCCGTCGCCCGTTGCCCTTCCGGGAGGTTGCCGGTTCCACCCGCGCTGCCCGGACCGTCTGGAATGCTGCACCGGTGAACATCCCCCGCTCTTCGTCTCCGGGGAACAGTCCGTGAGGTGCTGGCGATGCCGCTGA
- a CDS encoding ABC transporter substrate-binding protein has protein sequence MIRRFLTISMVICALCLMTVVAPAAADVTEMTHDELAGAIVPYMEATYLGEDVIHLAPIEMQTAACTYLGLPGPEWNSEVLRFATSNVVKETNFYGDYYVGIFSHLSNMPLMRMDETGHLVGLTADHYEVSADNRQWTFYIKDDLYWSDGKQVTPEDVAFSFEYLGEHCADAGWIKETLVSTSVSDEDNSVTFTFDSPYTRINLEFATYNIIPKHIWENIPDPNAYTESGPFVGNGPFYLEGIDLNAAKLTFQKNNHWQGKEPSFGTVEVHWFANDDAAALALESGEVDTYYRYAKSYPYASVERLLDTGEFSTLEETSIGLTFLAPNLKRAPMNDLQFREAMADAINYQELVTVDTLGYGTIPNRGFVPPGMDYYIDTPQLSYDPESARQILNDSGYLDENNNGIVEYNGEDIDLDLLVRTGFERDGQLIEEYLEAVGIGATVHQVDATTWFDLKDNYEYDLTVTSTTPWGMLMHAGWGTGYFDSRRTGKGVLHNLDDPEYLTLCDNILATTNQAQLKTYGEEIQGYFNDDLPAIALYWKNDVIPYNRAYTGWYYEPLFGIYDIETFLNVRPV, from the coding sequence ATGATTCGAAGATTTCTGACCATTTCCATGGTCATCTGCGCACTCTGTCTGATGACCGTCGTTGCTCCGGCTGCAGCAGATGTGACAGAAATGACCCATGACGAGCTTGCGGGAGCGATTGTACCGTACATGGAGGCGACCTATCTGGGCGAAGACGTTATACACCTCGCACCGATTGAGATGCAGACGGCTGCATGCACCTACCTCGGCCTGCCCGGACCCGAATGGAATTCCGAGGTGCTGAGATTTGCGACATCGAATGTGGTGAAGGAAACAAACTTCTATGGTGACTACTATGTCGGCATCTTCTCCCATCTCTCGAATATGCCCCTGATGCGCATGGACGAGACCGGACATCTCGTCGGGCTGACCGCCGACCATTACGAAGTCTCAGCCGACAACAGGCAGTGGACGTTCTATATCAAAGATGACCTCTACTGGAGTGACGGCAAGCAGGTGACGCCTGAGGATGTGGCATTCTCGTTCGAGTATCTCGGAGAGCACTGTGCCGATGCGGGATGGATCAAGGAGACCCTTGTCTCGACAAGCGTATCGGATGAGGATAATTCAGTCACATTCACCTTTGATAGCCCCTATACGCGGATCAATCTGGAGTTTGCGACCTACAACATCATCCCGAAACATATCTGGGAGAACATTCCGGATCCAAATGCCTATACTGAGAGTGGGCCCTTCGTCGGCAACGGTCCCTTCTATCTGGAGGGCATTGACCTGAATGCGGCGAAACTGACATTCCAAAAGAACAACCACTGGCAGGGCAAAGAACCGTCATTCGGCACGGTGGAGGTGCACTGGTTCGCAAATGACGATGCGGCCGCCCTGGCACTTGAATCGGGAGAAGTCGATACCTACTACCGGTATGCAAAATCCTATCCGTATGCCAGTGTCGAGCGCCTGCTCGATACGGGCGAGTTCAGCACCCTTGAGGAGACGAGTATCGGTCTGACGTTCCTTGCACCGAACCTGAAACGTGCGCCCATGAATGATCTCCAGTTCCGGGAGGCGATGGCGGACGCGATCAATTATCAGGAACTTGTCACCGTCGATACGCTCGGCTACGGCACCATCCCCAACCGCGGCTTTGTGCCGCCAGGTATGGACTACTACATCGATACCCCACAGCTCAGCTATGATCCGGAGAGTGCACGGCAGATCCTGAACGATTCGGGGTACCTTGATGAGAATAATAACGGCATCGTCGAATACAACGGCGAGGATATTGACCTCGACCTGCTGGTGCGCACCGGCTTCGAACGCGACGGCCAGCTGATAGAAGAGTACCTCGAGGCTGTCGGCATCGGCGCGACGGTTCATCAGGTCGACGCAACGACCTGGTTTGACCTTAAGGACAACTATGAGTACGACTTGACGGTAACGAGCACCACACCGTGGGGCATGCTGATGCACGCGGGATGGGGCACCGGGTACTTTGATTCCCGGAGGACCGGAAAGGGCGTACTGCATAACCTTGACGATCCGGAGTATCTCACATTATGCGACAACATTCTCGCAACGACGAACCAGGCGCAGCTGAAGACCTACGGAGAAGAGATACAGGGATATTTCAATGATGATCTCCCGGCAATTGCCCTGTACTGGAAGAATGATGTGATTCCGTACAACCGTGCCTATACCGGATGGTATTACGAACCGCTCTTTGGCATCTACGATATCGAGACGTTCCTCAATGTCAGGCCAGTATAA
- a CDS encoding ABC transporter permease yields the protein MGFIGARCIRYAVSLFFIVILNFLLPRAMPGDPVMNLIGEDTMVTEATLAALRAKLGLDLPIGAQFWSYISSLCHGDLGYSYHLNGQVLDLLLPRMGWTLLFTGIAVVAGAAIGLGIGAFAGWRPERTGSRVTSVLSLAISCTPPYFLALLFLSLFSFRLGLFPFKGLYDEPTIGSIAWHLFLPVLVLTLFAASRNILIMRGSVLQEGGSLYALYARAKGCSDRFVLFGHVLKNASLPLITQVALDFGFIFSGALFVEIVFSLNGMGTLIYDAVMGRDYPLLQGALLIIAITVIAANLAADLICARIDPRLREAGR from the coding sequence ATGGGGTTTATTGGTGCCCGCTGCATCCGATATGCCGTCTCGTTGTTCTTTATCGTTATTCTTAACTTCCTTCTGCCGAGAGCGATGCCCGGTGATCCGGTGATGAATCTCATCGGAGAAGATACCATGGTGACAGAGGCGACACTGGCGGCACTCAGGGCGAAACTGGGACTCGATCTCCCCATCGGTGCGCAGTTCTGGTCATATATCTCCTCTCTCTGCCACGGTGATCTGGGATATTCCTACCACCTCAATGGGCAGGTACTGGACCTCCTTCTGCCACGGATGGGCTGGACCCTCCTCTTTACCGGCATCGCGGTCGTTGCAGGTGCAGCGATAGGACTGGGTATCGGTGCCTTTGCGGGCTGGCGTCCGGAGCGAACAGGGTCACGAGTGACCTCGGTTCTCTCGCTTGCCATATCCTGCACGCCGCCGTACTTCCTCGCCCTGCTCTTTCTCTCCCTCTTCTCCTTCCGGCTGGGGCTCTTTCCGTTCAAAGGACTCTATGACGAGCCCACCATCGGAAGCATTGCCTGGCACCTCTTTTTGCCGGTGCTCGTCCTCACGCTCTTTGCGGCATCCCGCAACATCCTGATCATGCGGGGCAGTGTCCTTCAGGAAGGTGGGAGCCTGTACGCCCTGTACGCCCGTGCAAAGGGTTGTTCTGACCGTTTTGTCCTCTTCGGGCATGTCCTGAAGAATGCCTCCCTTCCGCTCATCACCCAGGTCGCACTCGACTTCGGCTTCATCTTCTCGGGCGCGCTGTTCGTGGAAATCGTCTTCTCCCTCAATGGTATGGGAACCCTTATTTACGATGCCGTGATGGGCCGTGACTACCCGCTCCTCCAGGGCGCCCTCCTCATTATTGCAATCACTGTCATTGCCGCGAATCTCGCTGCAGACCTCATCTGCGCGCGTATCGATCCGCGGCTCAGGGAGGCGGGACGATGA
- a CDS encoding ABC transporter permease produces the protein MTGVNRWAVLLLVCFIVMALIPGVLAPYGPKERSYPYQDPSPEHLLGTDDIGTDILTEVIYSARISLFVGFAAAALATGIGLCIGITAGYLRGGVDEVLMGATDVVMIIPKIPLIIILAAFLRPGVWLLILVLGLLGWESIARVVRSKVLQVRETGYVMSARCMGFSPFWIMGSEVLPNILHVVAPKFMLATAAAMISEASLSFLGLGDPTMQSWGMMISYAFSKGGFIREMWWWYLPPGICITLCVIAVAAISFSSREKHREVWME, from the coding sequence ATGACCGGGGTAAACCGATGGGCGGTACTGCTCCTCGTCTGCTTCATCGTCATGGCGCTGATCCCCGGGGTTCTTGCCCCCTATGGACCGAAGGAGCGTTCCTATCCGTACCAGGACCCGTCTCCCGAACACCTCCTCGGAACAGATGACATCGGGACAGATATCCTGACCGAGGTGATCTACAGCGCCCGCATCTCACTTTTTGTCGGCTTTGCCGCAGCGGCGCTTGCAACAGGAATTGGTCTTTGTATCGGGATCACGGCCGGGTACCTCAGGGGCGGCGTCGATGAGGTGCTGATGGGGGCGACCGATGTCGTCATGATCATTCCGAAGATCCCCCTAATCATCATTCTCGCGGCGTTTCTCAGGCCGGGGGTGTGGCTCCTCATCCTCGTCCTCGGCCTCCTCGGGTGGGAATCGATCGCCCGTGTCGTGCGCTCGAAGGTGTTGCAGGTGAGGGAGACGGGGTATGTGATGAGCGCCCGATGCATGGGTTTCTCCCCCTTCTGGATTATGGGATCGGAGGTGCTGCCCAACATCCTTCACGTGGTCGCCCCCAAGTTCATGCTTGCGACGGCTGCTGCAATGATCTCTGAAGCTTCCCTCTCATTTCTGGGGCTCGGGGACCCCACCATGCAGAGCTGGGGAATGATGATCTCCTACGCCTTTTCAAAGGGCGGATTCATCCGGGAGATGTGGTGGTGGTATCTTCCTCCCGGCATCTGCATCACCCTCTGTGTCATTGCTGTTGCCGCCATCAGTTTCTCCTCCCGGGAGAAACACCGGGAGGTGTGGATGGAATGA